The Paenibacillus sophorae genome has a segment encoding these proteins:
- the ppc gene encoding phosphoenolpyruvate carboxylase codes for MTELTTTAGKVNSNNLLRRDVRFLGNILGEVLVHQGGNELLEIVEKIRETSKSLRSICLPELHSEFKELIDSLDPENRHQVIRAFAIYFQLVNIAEQNHRIRRKRDYERSAGETVQPGSIESAIQELRERDFSPKEVWEIVNGLSLELVMTAHPTEAMRRAILDIHKRIADDVTGLDNPTLTFREREQLREKLLNEVITLWQTDELRDRKPTVLDEVRNGMYYFHETIFHVLPDVYQELERCLSKYYPGQNWHVPTYLRFGSWIGGDRDGNPSVTSSVTLQTLRMQRILAVREYQRIMRELMQYLSFNTSIVKVTPELLESIVKDRAAVKLDRIDAWRNDNEPYRIKLSYMISKTQNVLDDEKRGTSECYASPAELINDLNVIDRSLRHHFADYVADTYIKKLIRQVELFGFHTATLDIRQHSKEHENAMTEILAKMDITPDYSKLSEQEKIELLEKLLNDPRPLTSPYQEYSEGTEECLEVYRTVYKAQAEYGKQCITSYLISMAEAASDILEVMVFAKEVGLFRRDADGSVVCTLQAVPLFETIDDLHEAPDIMRTIFNMPIYRQAVAAMSDLQEIMLGYSDSNKDGGVVTANWELRVALKGLTAMADEFGVKLKFFHGRGGALGRGGMPLNRSILAQPASTIGGGIKITEQGEVLSSRYSMKGIAYRSLEQATSALVIGAINARTPHSDLYDSKWEEICREISEVSLDKYQDLIFRDPDFLSFFKESTPLPEIGELNIGSRPSKRKNSDRFEDLRAIPWVFAWTQSRFLLPAWYAAGTGLQSFYQGKEENLKILQHMYGHFSFFTSLIDTLQMAIAKADLIIAREYAEMGENEEAHKRIYGLIEEEFRLTSDLILKITGQQDILDNVPVIQESIRLRNPYVDPLSYLQVQLLTELRALRDKDQDDPELLREVLLTINGIAAGLRNTG; via the coding sequence ATGACCGAACTTACGACTACCGCAGGCAAAGTCAATTCCAACAATCTGCTGCGGAGAGACGTACGGTTCCTTGGAAACATTTTGGGCGAGGTCTTGGTACATCAAGGCGGTAATGAATTGCTGGAGATCGTGGAGAAGATTCGCGAGACCAGTAAGTCATTGCGTTCAATTTGTTTGCCTGAACTGCACAGCGAATTTAAGGAGTTAATCGACTCCCTGGATCCGGAGAACCGGCATCAGGTAATTCGGGCATTTGCCATTTATTTTCAATTGGTGAATATCGCCGAACAGAATCACCGGATACGCCGGAAAAGAGACTATGAGCGCTCGGCGGGTGAGACCGTACAGCCTGGCTCTATAGAGAGCGCTATTCAGGAGCTGAGAGAACGGGACTTCTCTCCTAAGGAAGTGTGGGAGATTGTTAACGGCCTGTCGCTGGAGCTCGTCATGACTGCCCACCCGACAGAGGCGATGCGCCGCGCCATTCTTGACATTCACAAGCGGATTGCCGACGATGTTACGGGCCTCGATAACCCGACACTGACCTTTAGGGAACGCGAGCAGCTTCGGGAGAAGCTGTTGAACGAAGTTATTACCTTATGGCAGACGGATGAACTGCGCGATCGCAAGCCTACGGTGCTTGATGAAGTGCGCAACGGAATGTACTACTTTCACGAGACGATTTTTCATGTGCTGCCTGATGTTTATCAGGAGCTTGAACGGTGCCTTAGCAAGTATTATCCGGGACAGAATTGGCATGTTCCGACTTATCTGCGGTTCGGTTCCTGGATCGGCGGAGACCGCGACGGTAATCCTTCGGTTACGTCTTCGGTCACGCTCCAGACGCTGAGAATGCAGCGCATACTGGCGGTACGGGAATATCAGCGGATTATGCGCGAGCTGATGCAGTATTTAAGCTTTAACACAAGCATTGTAAAAGTGACGCCGGAACTGCTGGAGTCCATCGTCAAAGACCGCGCGGCTGTTAAACTGGACCGCATCGACGCTTGGCGCAACGATAACGAACCGTATCGAATCAAGCTCAGCTACATGATTTCGAAGACGCAGAACGTGCTGGACGACGAGAAAAGAGGAACGTCGGAGTGCTACGCTTCGCCGGCCGAGCTCATAAACGACCTGAACGTCATCGACCGCAGCCTGCGGCATCACTTCGCTGATTACGTGGCGGACACGTACATTAAGAAGCTGATCCGCCAGGTGGAGTTGTTTGGCTTCCATACGGCGACGCTCGATATCCGCCAGCACAGCAAAGAGCATGAGAACGCCATGACGGAAATTCTGGCCAAGATGGACATTACGCCGGATTATTCCAAACTGTCTGAGCAAGAGAAGATTGAGCTTCTGGAGAAGCTGCTCAATGATCCGCGGCCGCTGACCTCCCCTTACCAGGAGTACAGCGAAGGAACCGAGGAATGCCTGGAAGTGTACCGGACGGTTTATAAAGCACAGGCGGAGTACGGCAAGCAGTGTATAACCAGCTATCTGATCAGTATGGCGGAGGCGGCCAGCGATATTCTGGAGGTTATGGTATTCGCCAAGGAAGTTGGACTGTTCCGCCGCGATGCTGACGGTAGCGTTGTCTGTACACTGCAGGCGGTGCCGCTGTTCGAGACGATCGATGATCTTCACGAGGCGCCGGATATCATGCGCACAATCTTCAATATGCCGATCTACCGTCAGGCGGTAGCGGCAATGAGTGATTTGCAGGAGATTATGCTTGGTTATTCCGACAGCAACAAAGACGGCGGCGTGGTGACCGCCAACTGGGAGCTGCGTGTGGCGCTGAAGGGGCTTACGGCTATGGCCGACGAGTTCGGCGTGAAGCTGAAGTTCTTCCACGGCCGCGGCGGAGCGCTCGGCAGAGGCGGAATGCCGCTGAACCGCAGTATTTTGGCCCAGCCGGCCTCTACCATCGGAGGCGGTATTAAGATTACCGAGCAGGGAGAGGTTCTTTCCTCCCGGTATTCTATGAAGGGGATCGCCTACCGCAGTCTGGAACAGGCGACTTCCGCGCTCGTGATTGGGGCAATTAACGCAAGAACGCCGCACAGCGATCTTTACGATAGCAAATGGGAAGAGATCTGCAGAGAGATTTCAGAGGTTTCGCTGGACAAATATCAGGATTTGATCTTCCGCGACCCGGATTTCCTGAGCTTTTTCAAGGAGTCCACGCCGCTTCCGGAAATCGGAGAGCTCAATATCGGCTCCCGTCCGTCCAAGCGCAAGAACAGCGACCGGTTCGAGGATCTGCGGGCGATTCCGTGGGTATTTGCCTGGACCCAGAGCCGTTTCCTGCTGCCGGCTTGGTATGCGGCGGGAACCGGGCTGCAAAGCTTCTATCAAGGCAAGGAAGAGAACTTGAAAATCCTTCAGCATATGTACGGGCATTTCTCCTTCTTTACGAGCCTGATCGATACGCTGCAAATGGCGATTGCCAAAGCGGATCTCATTATCGCAAGAGAGTACGCGGAGATGGGAGAGAATGAGGAAGCCCACAAACGGATTTACGGACTGATCGAGGAAGAATTCCGCCTGACCTCGGACCTAATCTTGAAGATAACCGGCCAGCAGGACATTTTGGATAATGTGCCGGTCATTCAGGAGTCGATCCGCCTGCGCAACCCTTATGTCGATCCGCTCAGTTATTTGCAGGTGCAGCTGTTGACCGAGCTAAGAGCGCTGCGGGATAAGGATCAGGACGACCCTGAGCTGCTGCGTGAAGTGCTCCTTACGATCAACGGAATTGCCGCCGGTCTTCGCAATACCGGCTGA
- a CDS encoding M15 family metallopeptidase has translation MLTLTQVQNKSSAKLAGLNPAVHSAAAALIERCYACGIPILITQGLRTAAEQEALYAQGRTKPGAVVTNARGGYSYHNYGLAVDFALLLPDGKNVSWDMLRDGNEDRLTDWEQVVQIAKTLGFEWGGDWSGFRDYPHLQMTFGLALDRLRAGEWPSRAAMATVNDLLKKEDNIIKEEEAIVAVHVNGVKAADGVLDKGITYVPARLLAEAIGAKISYDPKSRTVDITLASEKAKFF, from the coding sequence ATGCTGACTCTGACACAGGTTCAAAATAAATCATCGGCCAAACTGGCTGGGCTAAATCCGGCTGTGCATTCGGCGGCTGCGGCGCTGATCGAGCGCTGCTATGCCTGCGGCATTCCAATCCTCATTACCCAAGGGCTGCGCACGGCGGCCGAGCAAGAGGCGTTATACGCGCAGGGGCGCACCAAGCCGGGGGCCGTTGTCACCAATGCGCGCGGAGGATACAGCTACCATAATTACGGACTAGCGGTCGATTTTGCGCTGCTGCTCCCGGATGGAAAGAATGTATCGTGGGACATGCTGCGAGACGGCAATGAAGACCGGCTAACGGACTGGGAGCAGGTTGTACAAATTGCCAAAACATTAGGCTTCGAGTGGGGCGGTGACTGGAGCGGGTTTAGAGACTATCCTCATTTGCAAATGACGTTCGGGCTGGCTTTGGACCGGCTGCGTGCGGGAGAATGGCCTTCCAGGGCAGCTATGGCAACCGTAAATGATCTTTTGAAGAAGGAGGACAACATAATAAAAGAAGAGGAAGCTATCGTGGCGGTTCATGTTAACGGAGTAAAAGCAGCCGACGGTGTGCTTGATAAAGGGATTACCTATGTTCCGGCGCGTTTGCTGGCAGAGGCGATCGGCGCCAAAATAAGCTATGATCCGAAATCCAGAACGGTAGACATTACGCTCGCCAGCGAAAAAGCCAAATTTTTTTAA
- the sigW gene encoding RNA polymerase sigma factor SigW: protein MENLEGRLTKLALKGDQRAFAELVELYKDRIYHLGYRMLNNRHEAEDIVQETFLRVYRNLDRYDDNQKFSTWIYRIATNLCIDRLRKRRPTYSLDAELSDQEGTDGYSLIPSDNVTPESELLLSETQRTIYEAIDELPVKYRSVMILRYLQDLSLQEISDVLDMPVTTIKTRVHRGREFLRKKLGPRL from the coding sequence GTGGAGAATTTGGAAGGCAGGTTGACAAAGCTCGCCTTGAAGGGCGACCAAAGAGCATTTGCCGAACTTGTCGAATTATATAAAGACAGAATTTATCATCTGGGCTACCGGATGCTGAATAACCGCCATGAGGCGGAGGATATTGTCCAGGAGACGTTTTTACGCGTCTACCGGAATCTGGACCGATACGACGATAATCAAAAATTCTCGACATGGATTTACCGGATTGCGACCAACCTTTGCATCGACCGCCTGCGCAAGCGCAGGCCGACTTATTCGCTGGATGCCGAACTTAGCGATCAGGAGGGAACTGACGGCTATTCTCTTATTCCAAGTGATAATGTAACGCCTGAAAGCGAGCTCCTTCTCTCCGAGACGCAGAGAACGATCTATGAGGCGATTGACGAATTGCCTGTAAAATACCGCTCGGTCATGATCTTAAGGTATCTGCAGGATTTGTCGCTTCAGGAAATCAGCGATGTGCTGGATATGCCCGTTACGACGATTAAGACCCGGGTACATAGGGGCCGTGAATTTTTGCGCAAAAAATTGGGCCCGAGATTATAA
- a CDS encoding CdaR family protein translates to MDKWMNNNNFNKVLAIALSIILWAMVHIDSAPTTQSTASLESKIIENVPIQLTGQDDDKYEYSMDAHSVRMEVMGKSSDLIYVFSDAYKVTLDLSKAEPGTSEIPLKYSLPRGVDLISITPKQVHVHIEQRSTKSFPVTVVAKGTPAEGYRLGTPVVEPSTAKVTLAASELVRVAKVQGTVELNGENESVTEKRMKLAAYDANGNEIKDAVIEPASVSVEIPITLPYKSVPLKIGYTGSLPDSLVLSKVTPEVGSIVIYGQEAALASVVSYEATIDLGSINGAGTSTLKVDLKPPDGTQDIAPQSVNVTVVASEVAERTLQDIPVTLEGVSSGLSASVTSPPDRTISLTLSGASSLLDQLNKDNIKAVADLSGLSAGNHVVPLQISLPSFIELSNKQRPSVTVQLYSPASSASPSATPASGPASTPEPSTEPVSSTSSGSVDEPAASANNGASVEPTSTASPDGGGNTSGDSEPAAQ, encoded by the coding sequence ATGGATAAATGGATGAATAACAACAACTTCAACAAAGTGCTTGCCATTGCCTTAAGCATCATTCTGTGGGCGATGGTCCATATTGACAGTGCCCCTACCACTCAGTCGACTGCCAGTCTGGAGTCAAAGATCATCGAGAATGTCCCTATTCAGCTCACGGGGCAGGATGATGACAAATATGAATATTCCATGGATGCGCACAGCGTGCGGATGGAAGTCATGGGGAAAAGCAGCGATCTCATTTATGTGTTCTCCGACGCCTACAAAGTAACGCTCGATTTGAGCAAAGCGGAGCCGGGAACAAGTGAAATACCGCTGAAATACTCGCTTCCCCGCGGGGTGGACCTGATATCGATTACCCCCAAGCAAGTTCATGTGCATATCGAACAGCGGAGCACGAAATCATTTCCTGTAACGGTTGTCGCCAAAGGAACACCCGCGGAAGGCTATCGGTTGGGAACACCTGTGGTAGAACCCTCCACGGCCAAGGTTACGCTTGCTGCCAGCGAGTTGGTCCGTGTGGCGAAGGTTCAGGGAACGGTTGAACTGAATGGTGAGAATGAGTCAGTGACGGAAAAAAGGATGAAGCTCGCAGCCTACGACGCAAACGGCAACGAGATTAAAGATGCGGTGATTGAACCTGCATCTGTATCTGTGGAAATTCCGATTACGCTGCCTTACAAAAGCGTACCGTTGAAAATCGGATATACCGGCAGCCTGCCGGATTCGCTTGTGCTGTCAAAGGTAACGCCGGAGGTGGGCAGCATTGTAATCTATGGACAGGAGGCTGCGCTGGCGTCCGTCGTATCTTATGAAGCTACAATCGATCTTGGTTCCATTAATGGCGCAGGAACGTCAACGCTCAAGGTGGATCTGAAGCCTCCGGACGGCACCCAGGATATCGCTCCGCAATCCGTCAATGTCACGGTTGTGGCCTCCGAAGTTGCAGAGCGGACGCTACAGGATATTCCCGTAACGTTGGAAGGAGTAAGCAGTGGACTGTCGGCTTCGGTCACAAGTCCCCCGGACAGAACCATTTCCCTTACGCTGTCCGGGGCAAGTTCACTGCTCGACCAGTTGAACAAGGACAATATCAAAGCGGTCGCGGATTTAAGCGGTCTTAGCGCGGGGAACCACGTGGTGCCGTTGCAGATATCGCTTCCGAGCTTTATTGAGCTGAGCAATAAGCAAAGACCGTCAGTGACAGTTCAACTGTACAGTCCAGCTTCCTCAGCTTCTCCATCGGCCACTCCGGCAAGCGGGCCCGCATCTACACCTGAACCAAGCACGGAGCCTGTCTCCAGCACCAGCAGCGGAAGCGTGGATGAACCGGCTGCGAGTGCCAATAATGGGGCCTCGGTGGAACCGACTTCGACTGCTTCCCCGGATGGTGGCGGTAATACGAGCGGAGATAGCGAACCGGCAGCGCAGTAA
- the glmS gene encoding glutamine--fructose-6-phosphate transaminase (isomerizing) — MCGIVGYIGNQNSQGILVEGLKKLEYRGYDSAGIAVFTKDGLQIVKALGRLANLESKLEDSPLVGSAGIGHTRWATHGKPSDANSHPHTDESHKFSVVHNGIVENYLELKEELMAGGCHFSSETDTEVISHLIAREYEGDIVKAVQKAIKFMRGAFALGVLTEYEPDKLVAVRQASPLIIGLGEGENFIGSDIPALLEYTRNVYILNDGEMAVLTRDTVELMTIEGNFISREMITVDWDAVTAEKGGFEHFMLKEIYEQPKAYRDTMLGRMNPEGTKVILPELKLTNEQIKNIKNIQIVACGTAYNAGLVGRNLIESLVRIPVENDIASEYRYRSPIVTPETLVIVVSQSGETADTLAALREGHANGAHVLAITNVVGSSIAREADDVLVTLAGPEIAVASTKAYTSQIIAFGLFALYLAEVRGTQSGAEIAHILAAMQSLPEQVEAILEKKDAIKAYAEQIAKHDHLFYLGRGVDYAVAQEGSLKLKEISYIHSEAYAAGELKHGTLALIEEGVPVIAVATQEAVLEKTVSNIKEVKARGADVLAITHEEHVTDLLKSVDQAFAIPKTLPMLTAALSVVVLQLLAYYASLALGHDVDKPRNLAKSVTVE; from the coding sequence ATGTGTGGTATCGTGGGATATATCGGCAATCAGAATTCGCAGGGGATCTTGGTCGAGGGCTTGAAAAAGCTGGAGTACCGCGGGTATGATTCGGCAGGCATCGCTGTGTTCACTAAGGACGGTCTGCAAATCGTGAAAGCACTTGGCCGCTTGGCGAACTTGGAGTCCAAATTGGAAGATTCTCCGCTGGTCGGCAGCGCCGGCATCGGTCATACCCGTTGGGCTACGCACGGCAAGCCGTCGGATGCCAATTCCCATCCGCATACGGATGAGAGCCATAAATTCTCGGTCGTTCATAACGGTATTGTCGAGAATTATCTGGAACTGAAAGAAGAACTGATGGCCGGAGGATGCCATTTTTCTTCCGAAACCGACACTGAGGTCATTTCACACCTCATCGCGCGCGAGTATGAAGGAGATATCGTCAAAGCTGTGCAAAAAGCGATCAAATTCATGCGCGGCGCGTTTGCGCTGGGTGTCCTGACCGAATACGAACCGGATAAACTGGTTGCCGTACGTCAGGCAAGCCCGCTCATTATCGGTCTTGGCGAAGGGGAGAACTTTATCGGGTCCGATATTCCGGCTCTGCTGGAATACACCCGTAATGTATATATTTTGAACGACGGCGAAATGGCCGTTCTTACAAGAGATACTGTCGAATTGATGACCATTGAGGGGAATTTTATTTCTCGGGAAATGATTACTGTCGATTGGGATGCCGTAACCGCAGAAAAAGGCGGCTTTGAGCATTTTATGCTGAAAGAAATTTACGAGCAGCCGAAGGCTTACCGTGATACGATGCTCGGCCGTATGAATCCCGAAGGAACCAAGGTGATTCTGCCGGAGCTGAAGCTCACGAATGAGCAAATCAAGAATATCAAGAACATTCAGATCGTAGCCTGCGGCACCGCTTATAACGCCGGTCTCGTCGGACGCAATCTGATCGAATCGTTGGTTCGCATTCCGGTCGAGAACGATATTGCATCGGAATACCGCTACCGTTCGCCGATCGTAACGCCGGAGACGCTGGTTATCGTAGTCAGCCAATCGGGTGAAACGGCGGATACACTGGCTGCACTGCGTGAAGGTCACGCCAATGGCGCTCATGTGCTTGCCATCACCAACGTAGTCGGCAGCTCTATTGCCCGCGAAGCGGATGATGTGCTCGTAACCTTGGCGGGACCGGAAATTGCCGTAGCTTCGACTAAAGCCTACACTTCACAGATTATCGCCTTCGGCTTGTTTGCTCTGTACCTGGCTGAAGTACGCGGCACACAGTCCGGAGCAGAAATAGCCCATATTTTGGCGGCTATGCAATCATTGCCGGAGCAGGTGGAAGCCATCCTGGAGAAGAAAGACGCCATCAAAGCATATGCTGAGCAAATCGCGAAGCATGATCACCTGTTCTACCTTGGACGCGGCGTGGACTACGCAGTTGCCCAGGAAGGCTCGCTGAAGCTGAAAGAGATCTCTTACATTCATTCCGAAGCTTATGCGGCAGGTGAATTGAAGCACGGAACTCTGGCGCTGATCGAGGAAGGCGTGCCGGTCATTGCTGTGGCAACCCAAGAAGCAGTCCTGGAGAAAACCGTCAGCAACATCAAGGAAGTGAAAGCCCGCGGCGCAGACGTGCTCGCCATCACGCACGAAGAGCATGTCACCGACCTGCTGAAATCCGTCGACCAGGCCTTTGCCATTCCGAAGACCTTGCCGATGCTGACCGCGGCCCTGTCCGTTGTCGTCCTCCAATTGCTGGCTTACTACGCTTCCCTGGCCCTTGGCCATGATGTCGATAAGCCAAGAAATCTGGCGAAGAGTGTGACGGTGGAGTAA
- a CDS encoding zf-HC2 domain-containing protein, giving the protein MECKLAVSMMHDYLDDDLPGQQQRDLKEHLLSCPDCRAKFKELEQTDMLLFSLMHQSPVISDDLVGRIMGALPPSKKERRFITWIKKHPALTAASVFLLVMLMSSVTLWKQDGQLVVKGSDLDQVVIQGDTVIVPSGKRVTGDLTVENGKTQVYGEVNGNVTVIDGSLYQASTAHISGQVKSIDQALSWFWYKVTNMFSDVAYR; this is encoded by the coding sequence ATGGAATGCAAACTGGCCGTCTCTATGATGCATGATTACTTGGATGACGACTTGCCCGGACAGCAGCAGCGGGACTTGAAGGAGCATCTTCTATCCTGTCCGGACTGCCGAGCAAAATTCAAGGAATTGGAACAAACGGATATGCTGCTTTTTTCCCTTATGCACCAGAGTCCCGTTATCTCCGACGATCTTGTGGGACGCATTATGGGCGCACTGCCGCCTTCCAAGAAGGAAAGACGGTTTATTACCTGGATAAAGAAGCATCCCGCGCTTACCGCGGCCTCGGTGTTTCTGCTGGTCATGCTGATGAGCTCTGTCACCTTGTGGAAACAGGATGGACAGCTTGTCGTGAAAGGCTCTGATCTCGATCAGGTGGTGATCCAGGGAGATACCGTCATCGTTCCTTCCGGCAAACGGGTTACCGGCGACCTTACGGTAGAGAACGGTAAGACTCAAGTGTACGGGGAAGTGAACGGAAATGTGACCGTTATTGACGGTTCACTGTACCAGGCATCGACCGCCCACATTTCGGGGCAAGTCAAAAGCATCGACCAGGCATTAAGCTGGTTCTGGTATAAAGTCACCAATATGTTCTCCGACGTCGCTTACCGCTAA
- a CDS encoding helix-turn-helix domain-containing protein: METIGDKVKAVRLKYNLNQISFAEKIGISQGRLSEIEQGKTKPSAETLKELRKKFNVDLNWLFDEDN; this comes from the coding sequence ATGGAAACCATTGGAGATAAGGTGAAGGCAGTTCGCTTAAAATACAATTTAAACCAAATTTCTTTTGCAGAAAAGATAGGGATTTCTCAAGGTAGGCTTAGTGAAATTGAGCAGGGAAAGACCAAACCATCAGCTGAAACCCTTAAAGAATTAAGAAAGAAATTTAATGTTGACCTAAATTGGTTATTTGACGAAGATAATTAA
- the cdaA gene encoding diadenylate cyclase CdaA, translated as MSYFTDLTWKDSIKDIIDILIVSYIIYKVLNMVRGTRAIQLLKGILVLIVIWAFSTLLDLYTLKWLMNQMFTFGVLAVFIIFQPELRRGLEQLGRGKFFGRAAENDEEVSKLIGEVIKAVNYLARRRIGALIVFERATGLNEYKESGIQMNSIVSSELLINIFIPNTPLHDGALIMQSNQIAAAACYLPLSENPFISKELGTRHRAGIGVTEVTDAVSVIVSEETGQISLAINGQVVRDIREESLISKLYEELRTHSALSEKRNAFWKWKGGGTNG; from the coding sequence ATGAGCTATTTTACGGACCTTACCTGGAAAGATTCTATTAAAGATATTATCGATATTCTGATCGTCAGTTATATTATATATAAAGTGCTCAACATGGTCCGCGGTACCCGTGCGATTCAGCTCCTGAAAGGGATTCTGGTACTCATAGTCATCTGGGCGTTCAGTACGCTGCTTGATCTGTACACGCTGAAATGGCTGATGAACCAAATGTTCACCTTCGGTGTACTGGCCGTATTTATTATTTTTCAGCCGGAGCTGCGGCGCGGTCTGGAACAGCTGGGAAGAGGAAAATTCTTTGGCCGAGCGGCGGAGAACGATGAGGAAGTGAGCAAATTAATCGGCGAAGTGATTAAAGCCGTGAATTATTTAGCTCGCAGAAGAATAGGGGCATTAATTGTTTTTGAAAGGGCAACCGGTCTTAACGAATATAAAGAATCCGGAATTCAGATGAACTCCATCGTAAGTTCCGAGCTGCTCATCAATATTTTTATACCCAACACACCGCTGCATGACGGCGCGCTTATTATGCAGAGCAATCAGATCGCGGCGGCAGCCTGTTATCTGCCCTTGTCCGAGAATCCGTTTATCAGCAAAGAGCTCGGAACCCGGCACCGGGCTGGCATTGGAGTTACCGAAGTGACGGACGCGGTGTCCGTCATCGTCTCGGAGGAGACGGGTCAGATTTCACTTGCCATCAACGGACAGGTGGTCAGGGATATCAGGGAAGAGTCGCTGATTTCCAAACTTTACGAAGAGCTGCGAACTCATTCGGCTCTTTCGGAGAAGCGTAACGCCTTCTGGAAATGGAAAGGGGGCGGCACCAATGGATAA
- the glmM gene encoding phosphoglucosamine mutase codes for MGKYFGTDGVRGVANRELTAEMAYSIGRCGGYVLTANVEKPKVVIGMDTRISGPLLESALVAGMLSIGAEVIRLGVVTTPAVAYITRLLKADAGVMISASHNPVEDNGIKFFGGDGFKLSDETELRIEELMDAKTDELPRPVGSGLGTVREDFESKYLYLDFLKTTISHSFKGLKVVLDCAHGAAYELAPKLFRELGAEVIAIGAEPDGLNINDGFGSTHPQKLREEVLRLGADLGLAFDGDADRLIAIDDRGEEVDGDFILCICGNAMNRAGKLKDGTIVSTVMSNIGFYKAAEKLSLKTAKTAVGDRYVMEEMRRGGYNLGGEQSGHVIFLDYNTTGDGILTAIQLVDTLMASGKKLSEMKSMMTKYPQVLVNVRVQDKKNYPNNSAIEAAIMEIEDKLGSNGRVLVRPSGTEPLIRVMAEGPVKEDLDLFVGQIVEVVQRELV; via the coding sequence ATGGGAAAGTATTTTGGAACTGACGGTGTGCGCGGAGTAGCCAACCGTGAATTGACAGCGGAGATGGCCTATAGCATCGGCCGCTGCGGAGGATATGTGCTTACCGCCAACGTGGAGAAACCTAAGGTGGTTATCGGAATGGATACGCGGATATCGGGTCCGCTGCTGGAGTCGGCGCTTGTAGCCGGTATGCTGTCAATCGGTGCGGAAGTTATCCGTCTTGGAGTTGTGACGACGCCTGCCGTCGCCTATATTACGCGCCTCTTGAAGGCGGATGCGGGCGTTATGATTTCGGCGTCCCACAATCCCGTAGAGGATAACGGCATTAAGTTCTTCGGCGGCGATGGCTTTAAACTGTCGGATGAGACGGAACTGCGCATCGAAGAATTGATGGATGCCAAGACCGATGAGCTTCCGCGGCCTGTAGGCTCGGGCCTGGGTACTGTGAGAGAGGATTTTGAGTCTAAGTATCTTTATTTGGATTTCTTAAAGACGACGATTTCGCACAGCTTCAAGGGCCTTAAGGTTGTTCTGGACTGCGCTCATGGCGCGGCATACGAACTGGCTCCGAAACTGTTCCGGGAGCTTGGCGCTGAAGTAATTGCTATCGGTGCGGAACCGGACGGACTGAATATTAATGACGGCTTCGGCTCTACGCACCCCCAGAAGCTGCGTGAGGAAGTGCTGCGTCTTGGCGCGGATTTGGGACTTGCCTTTGATGGCGACGCCGACCGCCTGATCGCTATTGACGACCGGGGCGAAGAAGTCGACGGCGACTTTATTCTGTGTATTTGCGGCAACGCGATGAACCGTGCGGGCAAGCTGAAGGATGGAACGATTGTCTCGACGGTGATGAGCAACATCGGCTTTTACAAGGCTGCTGAGAAGCTGTCCCTCAAGACGGCGAAGACGGCAGTGGGAGACCGCTACGTTATGGAAGAAATGCGCCGCGGCGGCTACAATCTGGGCGGCGAGCAGTCGGGCCATGTTATTTTCCTCGACTATAATACAACCGGCGACGGTATTTTGACCGCTATTCAATTGGTGGATACATTGATGGCTTCCGGCAAAAAGCTCAGCGAGATGAAGTCAATGATGACCAAATACCCTCAGGTCCTTGTCAATGTGCGCGTGCAGGATAAGAAAAATTATCCGAATAATTCCGCCATTGAAGCGGCCATAATGGAGATCGAAGACAAGCTGGGCAGCAACGGCCGGGTGCTCGTTCGTCCGTCCGGAACCGAGCCGCTGATTCGTGTGATGGCCGAAGGCCCGGTCAAGGAAGATTTGGATCTGTTTGTGGGACAGATTGTTGAAGTTGTGCAGCGAGAGCTGGTATAG
- a CDS encoding helix-turn-helix domain-containing protein, with protein MSIIGDKIKQRRIHMDWTQETLAQKIDTTKHVISNWERGVANPDYKQIILLATVFHVTTDFLLGLSEFPDPQYRDPFGQLHLFPMIDYSFINVASWDLIKLLNSGIDLSVNEEILSFEDRQHISELVQLTINRLQQVRRETRI; from the coding sequence ATGTCCATTATTGGAGATAAAATTAAACAGAGAAGAATTCATATGGATTGGACTCAGGAGACACTTGCTCAGAAGATCGATACAACTAAGCATGTCATCTCTAATTGGGAACGAGGAGTTGCAAACCCTGACTACAAGCAAATCATATTGTTGGCTACAGTTTTTCATGTAACTACAGATTTCTTACTTGGTTTAAGTGAATTTCCTGACCCTCAATATCGCGATCCTTTCGGGCAATTACACTTATTCCCGATGATAGATTACTCTTTCATCAATGTAGCCAGTTGGGATTTAATTAAATTATTGAACTCAGGAATTGATCTGTCTGTTAATGAGGAAATATTATCCTTTGAGGATAGACAACACATCTCTGAATTGGTGCAACTAACAATTAATAGGCTTCAGCAGGTCCGCCGAGAGACCAGAATATAA